One genomic window of Chitinophagaceae bacterium includes the following:
- a CDS encoding dihydroorotase, with translation MKKILLKNARIVNEGKIFAGDLLVKNGRIEKIDAQISGTGAETEIDAAGNYLFPGIIDDQVHFREPGLTHKATIYSESKAGIAGGVTSFMEMPNTIPPADTHELLEQKYRTAQVTSLANYSFYLGTSNTNLEEIKKTDPSKICGVKIFMGSSTGKLVVDNAKALENIFIHAPVLIATHCETDPLIKLNENNLRAKYGDAIPISLHPVIRNEEQCFASSRQAVVLAQKHNARLHILHISTAEELALFDNKVSLRDKKITAEVCVHHLLYDSKDYERLGPQIKCNPAIKDERHKVQLLKALLDDRLDVIATDHAPHLWEEKYSLTPEGKINYFKSPSGLPLIQHSFSIMLEFFREGKISLEKIAEKMSHAPAILFGVKNRGFIREGYAADFFLSDMKKNFTVAKENILYKCGWSPLEGTNFQGRITHTFVNGRLVYADGVFDESVNGMRLEFER, from the coding sequence ATGAAAAAAATTCTCCTTAAAAACGCCCGGATAGTAAATGAAGGAAAAATTTTCGCGGGCGATCTATTGGTAAAGAACGGGCGCATTGAAAAAATTGATGCCCAGATATCAGGCACAGGTGCTGAAACCGAAATTGACGCCGCAGGTAATTATCTTTTTCCCGGCATCATCGACGACCAGGTTCATTTTCGTGAACCAGGTTTAACACACAAAGCAACGATCTACTCTGAATCGAAAGCAGGAATCGCAGGTGGCGTTACTTCCTTCATGGAAATGCCGAACACAATTCCGCCTGCGGACACGCATGAATTACTGGAACAGAAATACCGGACTGCACAGGTTACATCTCTCGCCAACTATTCGTTCTATCTCGGTACTTCCAACACCAATCTTGAAGAAATCAAAAAAACTGATCCATCAAAAATCTGTGGCGTAAAAATTTTTATGGGCTCTTCTACCGGGAAATTGGTGGTGGACAATGCAAAGGCACTCGAAAACATTTTCATCCATGCTCCTGTATTAATTGCAACGCACTGCGAAACTGATCCGCTCATCAAACTGAATGAAAATAATCTGCGTGCAAAATACGGTGATGCTATTCCCATTTCATTGCATCCGGTTATCCGGAATGAGGAACAATGCTTTGCTTCCTCCAGGCAAGCCGTTGTGCTGGCACAAAAACACAATGCCCGTCTGCACATTCTTCATATTTCCACAGCAGAAGAATTAGCATTGTTTGATAATAAAGTATCGCTCAGGGATAAAAAAATCACAGCAGAAGTTTGCGTGCACCACCTCCTTTACGATAGCAAAGATTATGAAAGACTTGGCCCTCAAATTAAATGCAATCCTGCAATCAAAGATGAGCGTCATAAAGTTCAACTGCTGAAAGCGCTGCTTGATGACCGGCTTGATGTGATTGCAACTGATCATGCTCCGCATTTGTGGGAAGAGAAATATTCCCTGACGCCGGAAGGGAAAATCAATTACTTCAAATCACCATCCGGCCTCCCGTTAATTCAGCATTCATTCAGCATCATGCTCGAATTTTTCCGGGAAGGAAAAATTTCATTGGAGAAAATTGCGGAGAAAATGAGTCATGCTCCGGCAATACTTTTTGGTGTAAAAAACCGTGGGTTTATCCGCGAAGGATATGCCGCAGACTTTTTTCTATCAGACATGAAAAAAAACTTCACGGTAGCAAAAGAAAATATTTTGTACAAATGCGGATGGTCACCTTTGGAAGGCACAAATTTTCAGGGACGCATCACGCATACTTTTGTAAACGGACGATTGGTGTATGCCGATGGCGTGTTTGATGAAAGCGTAAATGGAATGAGATTGGAATTTGAACGGTAA
- a CDS encoding toxin-antitoxin system YwqK family antitoxin, translating into MLRLICLLLIATVIISCTRENQKITTYYDLENKSIREVYFVRADSPSIREGEYLLYGKEGNLVERRNYIHNQVQDTLFKYYASGKISEKALFANGIGNGERKVFYESGPVMIIEHYDKGEFEGSYQTFFENGNTKESGQYHKNVMTGKWEYYYDSGELKEEVMFENNAENGAFIAYYKSGKVKETGTYTNALKTGVWKSFDEEGKQVGEVNHDND; encoded by the coding sequence ATGCTTAGATTGATTTGTTTGCTGCTTATTGCAACTGTAATAATATCCTGCACAAGGGAGAATCAAAAAATAACGACTTATTATGACCTTGAAAATAAAAGCATACGGGAAGTTTATTTTGTGAGGGCAGACAGTCCATCTATTCGTGAAGGTGAATATTTGCTTTATGGAAAGGAAGGAAATCTGGTGGAAAGACGCAACTATATCCACAACCAGGTTCAGGATACACTGTTTAAATATTATGCTTCGGGAAAGATTAGTGAAAAAGCATTGTTTGCTAACGGAATCGGAAATGGCGAGCGGAAGGTCTTTTATGAAAGTGGTCCGGTAATGATTATCGAGCATTACGACAAGGGTGAATTTGAAGGCTCCTATCAAACTTTTTTTGAAAATGGAAATACGAAGGAAAGCGGTCAGTATCACAAAAATGTGATGACCGGAAAGTGGGAATACTATTATGATTCCGGCGAATTAAAGGAAGAAGTAATGTTTGAAAACAATGCAGAGAATGGTGCCTTTATAGCTTATTATAAATCCGGAAAAGTGAAGGAGACCGGAACCTATACAAATGCATTGAAGACCGGTGTTTGGAAATCATTTGATGAGGAAGGAAAGCAGGTCGGCGAAGTGAATCATGATAATGACTGA